From the Streptomyces syringium genome, one window contains:
- a CDS encoding ScbR family autoregulator-binding transcription factor, which translates to MAKQERAERTRGALLTAAADVFDHVGYERASLNAISEAAGVTKGALSFHFATKAELARAVQSTACSSSRAALTALDHAHPPTLQTVIDMTHVLAHLLEHHVVVRAGIRLSRELDYAPDASYDCTVLWRELLEDVLRRAEDDQALAPGHDPRTLTALALTMATGTELLVRTPPGPDAPCSADGPRDTGRDWLAQFWQLVLPGVAAPGPLRPTGTLGPCRVPASPYDLPRADGL; encoded by the coding sequence GTGGCAAAGCAGGAGAGGGCCGAACGAACCCGCGGGGCGTTACTGACCGCGGCGGCGGACGTGTTCGATCACGTCGGATACGAGCGTGCCTCGCTCAACGCGATCAGCGAGGCGGCGGGGGTGACCAAGGGAGCGCTGTCCTTCCACTTCGCCACCAAGGCGGAGCTGGCCCGCGCGGTGCAGTCGACAGCCTGTTCCTCCTCCCGCGCGGCACTGACCGCCCTCGACCACGCGCACCCGCCGACGCTCCAGACCGTGATCGACATGACGCACGTCCTGGCGCATCTGCTCGAACACCATGTGGTCGTCCGGGCCGGGATCCGGCTCTCCCGCGAGCTCGACTACGCGCCGGACGCCTCCTACGACTGCACCGTGCTGTGGCGGGAGTTGCTGGAGGACGTGCTGCGCCGGGCCGAGGACGATCAGGCCCTGGCGCCGGGCCACGACCCGCGCACCCTCACCGCCCTGGCCCTGACCATGGCCACCGGCACGGAACTCCTGGTCCGCACCCCGCCCGGCCCGGACGCGCCCTGCTCGGCGGACGGCCCCCGTGACACCGGCCGCGACTGGCTCGCGCAGTTCTGGCAGCTCGTGCTCCCCGGGGTGGCCGCCCCCGGCCCGCTCCGCCCCACGGGCACGCTGGGCCCCTGCCGGGTCCCGGCGTCGCCCTACGACCTCCCCCGGGCGGACGGACTCTAG
- a CDS encoding carotenoid oxygenase family protein, translating into MTDERGAKGRKSTARKGEGDAGSTTGSPLRRVAGDALGNPYLSGHFAPVHDEIIAVDLPVTGRIPECLRGRYLRNGPNPLSVDRPAGHYWFSGEGMVHGVRLRDGRAEWYRNRWVRSDAVAGQLGEKLLHGPRHLDMDFAPNTHILNFAGHYLALVEGGALPYELDDELFTIGPFDFHGTLPGGLAAHAVVEPATGELHAVAYCWAWPYVQYLVAGVDGCVRRRVDIPVPGRPMMHDFSLTERHVVLYDLPVVFTHRTGRPATGFPYAWDPGRAARLGVLPRDGGPADVRWLEIDPCFVLHPMNAYERDGLITLHLIRYDRLFDGPRPGPGERPAYLERWTVDPVAGRVRRRRLDDRAVEFPRVDPRCLTARHRFGYAVAEAAGYGVPAGLVKYDLERGTSQEYRVAAGGDIGEAVFVPSRPGAAEDDGWLMSYAFDAERGATDLVVLAAQDIAAGPVARIHLPVRVPLGLHGNWIPDAV; encoded by the coding sequence ATGACCGACGAGCGCGGGGCCAAGGGCCGTAAGAGCACAGCACGCAAGGGCGAGGGCGACGCCGGGAGCACGACGGGGAGTCCCTTACGGAGGGTCGCCGGGGACGCCCTCGGCAATCCCTATCTCAGCGGCCACTTCGCACCCGTCCACGACGAGATCATCGCCGTCGACCTCCCGGTGACCGGCCGCATCCCGGAGTGCCTGCGCGGCCGCTATCTCCGCAACGGCCCCAATCCGCTGAGCGTCGACCGGCCCGCCGGCCACTACTGGTTCAGCGGCGAGGGCATGGTGCACGGCGTGCGGCTGCGCGACGGCCGCGCCGAGTGGTACCGCAACCGCTGGGTGCGCTCCGACGCCGTCGCCGGGCAGCTCGGCGAAAAACTGCTGCACGGGCCGCGCCATCTGGACATGGACTTCGCGCCCAACACCCACATCCTGAACTTCGCCGGGCACTACCTCGCGCTCGTCGAGGGCGGCGCGCTGCCGTACGAGCTGGACGACGAGCTGTTCACGATCGGCCCCTTCGACTTCCACGGCACCCTGCCCGGCGGCCTCGCCGCGCACGCCGTCGTCGAACCGGCCACCGGCGAGCTGCACGCGGTCGCGTACTGCTGGGCCTGGCCGTACGTGCAGTACCTCGTGGCCGGGGTCGACGGCTGCGTCCGCCGCCGGGTCGACATACCGGTGCCGGGCCGCCCGATGATGCACGACTTCTCCCTCACCGAACGACACGTCGTGCTGTACGACCTGCCGGTCGTCTTCACCCACCGCACGGGCCGGCCGGCCACCGGCTTCCCCTACGCGTGGGACCCCGGCCGCGCCGCCCGGCTGGGCGTCCTCCCCCGCGACGGCGGGCCGGCGGACGTGCGCTGGCTGGAGATCGACCCGTGCTTCGTCCTGCACCCCATGAACGCCTACGAGCGCGACGGCCTCATCACCCTCCACCTCATCCGCTACGACCGCCTCTTCGACGGCCCCCGGCCGGGCCCGGGCGAGCGGCCCGCGTATCTGGAGCGCTGGACCGTCGACCCCGTGGCCGGCCGGGTCCGGCGCCGACGGCTCGACGACCGCGCGGTGGAGTTCCCGCGCGTCGACCCGCGGTGCCTCACCGCCCGCCATCGCTTCGGCTACGCCGTGGCGGAGGCGGCGGGCTACGGCGTGCCGGCCGGGCTGGTCAAGTACGACCTGGAGCGCGGCACGAGCCAGGAGTACCGCGTCGCCGCGGGCGGCGACATCGGCGAGGCCGTGTTCGTACCGTCGCGGCCGGGGGCGGCGGAGGACGACGGCTGGCTGATGTCCTACGCCTTCGACGCGGAGCGCGGCGCCACGGACCTGGTCGTGCTGGCCGCCCAGGACATCGCGGCGGGACCGGTGGCCCGGATCCATCTACCGGTGCGGGTGCCGCTCGGGCTGCACGGCAACTGGATCCCGGACGCGGTGTGA
- a CDS encoding HAD family phosphatase, producing MPRTADPLRHLRLAAVNIDGVLLNDTFSPVIHQFVTSRGGRYTADVESAVFSQPRLVAARALGAMAGVSWTPEKVLEVYFEERAAYLEQHPLHLLDGAVELLRRLRALGLRTVCYGGLDDTHFQRHLGEFADLFDGPGYVCTNDFRPGVHEIVTDVFGLDHDQALFIDDVARVAEAARSLGTAFIGHPPHFAHGFQGELMRAAGVRHIVGSLPAIDEPLLRALDAEAAAGTLWASPATTTHETEGPRDDR from the coding sequence ATGCCCCGTACAGCCGATCCGCTGCGCCACTTACGGCTGGCTGCCGTCAACATCGACGGCGTCCTGCTCAACGACACCTTCAGCCCGGTGATCCACCAATTCGTCACCAGCCGGGGCGGGCGCTACACCGCCGATGTCGAGAGTGCCGTGTTCTCCCAGCCCCGTCTCGTCGCCGCGCGGGCGTTGGGTGCGATGGCCGGTGTGTCATGGACCCCGGAGAAGGTCCTGGAGGTCTATTTCGAGGAGCGGGCCGCCTACCTCGAACAGCATCCGCTCCACCTCCTCGACGGCGCCGTGGAGTTGCTGCGGCGGCTGCGCGCCCTCGGGCTGCGCACCGTCTGCTACGGCGGCCTCGACGACACCCATTTCCAGCGCCACCTCGGGGAGTTCGCCGACCTGTTCGACGGTCCCGGCTATGTCTGTACGAACGACTTCCGACCCGGTGTCCACGAGATCGTCACCGACGTCTTCGGGCTCGACCACGACCAGGCGCTGTTCATCGACGACGTGGCCCGCGTCGCCGAGGCGGCACGCTCGCTCGGCACGGCCTTCATCGGTCACCCGCCGCACTTCGCCCACGGGTTCCAGGGCGAGTTGATGCGCGCGGCGGGGGTCCGGCACATCGTCGGCTCCCTCCCGGCCATCGACGAGCCGCTGCTGCGCGCCCTCGACGCCGAGGCCGCCGCCGGGACGCTCTGGGCGTCACCGGCCACCACCACACACGAAACGGAGGGTCCCCGCGATGACCGGTGA
- a CDS encoding TetR/AcrR family transcriptional regulator, with protein sequence MGSTPQARRSDTRERIQSTALELFVSQGYEKTSLREIAEALGVTKAALYYHFKTKEDILTAISDELGRPVDELIAWGRAQPATLETKRELLARYSSALREAAPLYSILQENQAALRELGVGRKLTERVITISQLMHAGDAPLAHQVRLSSALLTVHFGAFTTARLEGDAETKRKALLDVGLEILDSTRDDG encoded by the coding sequence ATGGGCAGCACCCCCCAGGCGCGCAGGAGCGACACCCGCGAGCGCATCCAGAGCACGGCCCTGGAACTCTTCGTTTCGCAGGGGTACGAGAAGACCTCGCTACGCGAGATCGCCGAGGCGCTCGGCGTCACCAAGGCCGCGCTGTACTACCACTTCAAGACGAAGGAGGACATCCTCACCGCGATCTCCGACGAGCTCGGCCGCCCGGTCGACGAGCTCATCGCCTGGGGCAGGGCACAGCCCGCCACCCTGGAGACCAAGCGGGAGCTGCTCGCCCGCTACAGCTCGGCCCTGCGCGAGGCCGCCCCGCTCTACAGCATCCTGCAGGAGAACCAGGCGGCGCTGCGCGAACTGGGCGTGGGCCGCAAGCTCACCGAACGGGTGATCACGATCTCCCAGTTGATGCACGCGGGTGACGCCCCCCTCGCTCATCAGGTGCGCCTTTCCAGCGCGCTGTTGACGGTCCACTTCGGGGCGTTCACCACGGCCAGGCTGGAGGGCGACGCCGAGACCAAGCGCAAGGCCCTGCTCGACGTCGGCCTGGAGATCCTGGACTCAACCCGCGACGACGGCTGA
- a CDS encoding GNAT family N-acetyltransferase, whose product MGDVFLRRLSRWQADQYREQLADLHGSAYEEPPGEAFDGRSRFMERLAEHAALPGFDLVVADDGGPVGCAYGFPVTRDGGHWRGFVGPVPEELEELTAAGRVFAVAELMVLPRRRRRGIGKRLHDRLLSGTGATLAAGFLPPGAEAARSACRAWGWQAVGRIRPPAPEPELLVVTRPLRR is encoded by the coding sequence ATGGGCGACGTCTTCTTGCGCAGGTTGAGCCGCTGGCAGGCCGATCAGTACCGCGAGCAGCTCGCGGATCTGCACGGCTCGGCATACGAGGAACCCCCGGGCGAGGCCTTCGACGGCCGCTCCCGGTTCATGGAGCGGCTGGCGGAGCACGCCGCGCTGCCGGGTTTCGATCTCGTCGTCGCCGACGACGGCGGGCCGGTCGGCTGCGCGTACGGATTCCCGGTGACGCGGGACGGAGGCCACTGGCGGGGATTCGTGGGACCGGTCCCCGAGGAGCTGGAGGAGCTGACGGCCGCCGGCCGGGTCTTCGCCGTCGCCGAGCTGATGGTCCTGCCCCGGCGCCGCCGCCGCGGCATCGGCAAGCGGCTGCACGACCGGTTGCTGTCGGGGACGGGCGCGACGCTGGCCGCCGGGTTCCTCCCACCGGGCGCGGAGGCGGCGCGGTCCGCCTGCCGCGCCTGGGGCTGGCAGGCCGTCGGGCGGATCCGCCCGCCCGCGCCGGAGCCCGAGCTCCTGGTGGTCACGCGCCCCCTGCGCCGGTGA
- a CDS encoding Gfo/Idh/MocA family protein produces the protein MAPLRFGTLGCAEFARRRMLPAMAAGPDTEVAAVASRDAAKAAETAARFGGTAVHGYAELLERDDVDAVYVPLPPALHAEWTEKALLAGKHVLAEKPLTTDAARTGELFDLARDRGLVLMENVMFVHHSQHTVVARLVRDGAIGELRALHATFTVPRLPEDDIRYRRDLGGGALWDIGIYPVRAALHLLGDRLELIGAQLTTGAGREVDTAGTALLVTPEGVAAQLTFGMDHSYRNTYELAGSEGRIIVDRAFTPPADHSPLLRIERAAGAEERRLAADDQVAGTLAAFVAAVRTGNLGPDRACRAQAALLDAIRASAVVAG, from the coding sequence ATGGCCCCGCTGCGCTTCGGCACCCTCGGCTGCGCGGAGTTCGCCCGCCGCAGGATGCTGCCCGCCATGGCCGCCGGCCCGGACACCGAGGTGGCCGCCGTCGCCAGCCGTGACGCGGCCAAGGCAGCAGAGACGGCCGCCCGCTTCGGCGGCACCGCCGTCCACGGCTACGCCGAGCTCCTCGAACGGGACGACGTCGACGCCGTGTACGTACCGCTGCCGCCCGCCCTGCACGCCGAGTGGACGGAGAAGGCGCTGCTCGCGGGCAAGCACGTGCTCGCGGAGAAGCCGCTGACCACGGACGCCGCCCGGACGGGGGAGCTGTTCGACCTCGCCCGTGACCGTGGGCTGGTCCTGATGGAGAACGTCATGTTCGTCCACCACTCCCAGCACACGGTCGTGGCACGGCTGGTGCGTGACGGCGCGATCGGGGAACTACGGGCCCTGCACGCCACGTTCACCGTCCCCCGGCTGCCGGAGGACGACATCCGCTACCGCCGCGACCTCGGCGGCGGGGCCCTGTGGGACATCGGCATCTACCCGGTGCGCGCGGCCCTGCACCTCCTGGGCGACCGTCTGGAGCTCATCGGCGCCCAGCTCACCACGGGCGCCGGTCGCGAGGTGGACACCGCCGGAACCGCGCTGCTGGTCACCCCGGAGGGGGTCGCCGCGCAGCTGACGTTCGGCATGGACCACTCCTACCGCAACACCTACGAGCTGGCGGGCAGCGAGGGCCGGATCATCGTCGACCGGGCCTTCACCCCGCCCGCGGACCACAGCCCCTTGCTGCGCATCGAGCGGGCCGCCGGGGCCGAGGAGCGACGACTGGCGGCGGACGACCAAGTGGCGGGCACCCTGGCGGCGTTCGTCGCGGCGGTACGGACGGGGAACTTGGGACCGGACCGCGCGTGCCGCGCGCAGGCCGCGCTGCTGGACGCGATCCGCGCGTCAGCCGTCGTCGCGGGTTGA
- a CDS encoding SDR family NAD(P)-dependent oxidoreductase: protein MTGDHTRNGAGGAHGLLHGKIALITGASSGIGAAAARVFAREGATVVLTARREDRLRDLAAELREQGAEAAHVAADVTARAETSRAVAFAVERYGRLDVAFNNAGYGEGRTPLHLMDDDVYDRIMDINVRGVWNFLRDEIAVMLDAGTGGAIVNTSSVGGLLATPVAAPYVASKHAVIGLTKAAAAEYAASGIRVNAVAPGTTRSEVVEDWFAKNPGMEEALHAATPQPRTAAPEEIAEAAAWLLSDRASFVTGATMPVDGGFTMV, encoded by the coding sequence ATGACCGGTGACCACACGAGGAACGGGGCCGGCGGAGCACACGGGCTCCTGCACGGCAAGATCGCACTGATCACCGGGGCCAGCAGTGGCATCGGTGCCGCGGCCGCCCGGGTGTTCGCCCGGGAGGGCGCCACGGTCGTGCTGACCGCCCGCCGCGAGGACCGGCTCCGCGACCTCGCGGCCGAGCTGCGCGAGCAGGGCGCCGAGGCCGCCCACGTGGCGGCGGACGTGACGGCCCGCGCGGAGACCTCGCGGGCCGTCGCGTTCGCCGTCGAGCGCTACGGACGGCTGGACGTGGCCTTCAACAACGCCGGTTACGGCGAGGGGCGCACACCCCTGCACCTCATGGACGACGACGTCTACGACCGCATCATGGACATCAATGTGCGCGGCGTCTGGAACTTCCTGCGCGACGAGATCGCCGTCATGCTCGACGCCGGCACCGGCGGCGCCATCGTCAACACCAGCAGCGTCGGCGGCCTGCTGGCCACCCCGGTGGCAGCCCCGTACGTGGCCTCCAAGCACGCCGTGATCGGTCTGACCAAGGCCGCCGCCGCGGAGTACGCGGCCTCCGGCATCCGGGTGAACGCGGTGGCGCCGGGCACCACGCGCAGCGAGGTGGTCGAGGACTGGTTCGCGAAGAACCCCGGGATGGAGGAGGCCCTGCACGCGGCGACGCCACAGCCCCGGACCGCCGCGCCCGAGGAGATCGCGGAGGCGGCCGCCTGGCTCCTCAGCGACCGGGCCTCTTTCGTGACCGGTGCGACCATGCCAGTGGACGGGGGCTTCACAATGGTGTGA
- a CDS encoding NDP-hexose 2,3-dehydratase family protein, which produces MSSHPAEPPTDRFRLRPRRDSALPDRLARSAATTEGAHLRTEDFTGWLAERGRAHAFQVDRIPFAALDGWSFEDGTGNLTHRSGRFFTVEGLKVTGGPGPYGSWQQPVIRQPEVGILGILAKEFDGVLHFLMQAKMEPGNRELLQLSPTVQATRSNYTKVHRGADVKYIDYFVRPGRGRVLADALQSEHGAWFFRKSNRNMIVEAVGEVELLDDFCWLTLGQIAELLHRDNVVNMDSRTVLACLPFADRRPGALHSDTELLSWFTTERSRHDVVAETVPLNTVPGWRRGESAIEHDEGRFFRVVAVSVQAGSREVSRWTQPLFEPVGLGVTAFVTRAFGGVPHVLAHARVEGGFLDTVELAPTVQYTPGNYAHLAQKDRPPFLDLVLNASPARIRYEAVHSEEGGRFLNAESRYLLVEADEHEAPRQAPPGYVWVTPGQLTSLVRHGHYVNVQARTLLACLNAGALPTAVHA; this is translated from the coding sequence ATGTCGTCGCACCCCGCCGAGCCGCCCACCGACCGCTTCCGGCTGCGGCCGCGGCGGGATTCCGCGCTGCCGGACCGGCTCGCCCGCTCGGCCGCGACGACCGAGGGCGCGCACCTGCGCACCGAGGACTTCACCGGCTGGCTCGCCGAGCGCGGCCGGGCACACGCCTTCCAGGTCGACCGGATCCCCTTCGCGGCCCTGGACGGCTGGTCGTTCGAGGACGGCACCGGAAACCTCACCCACCGCAGCGGCCGGTTCTTCACCGTCGAGGGGCTGAAGGTCACCGGCGGCCCGGGCCCGTACGGGAGCTGGCAGCAGCCGGTCATCCGACAGCCCGAGGTGGGCATCCTGGGCATCCTCGCCAAGGAGTTCGACGGGGTCCTGCACTTCCTGATGCAGGCCAAGATGGAGCCCGGCAACCGCGAGCTGCTCCAGCTCTCGCCGACCGTGCAGGCCACCCGCAGCAACTACACCAAGGTTCACCGGGGCGCGGACGTGAAGTACATCGACTACTTCGTCCGGCCCGGCCGGGGCCGGGTGCTGGCCGACGCCCTCCAGTCCGAGCACGGCGCGTGGTTCTTCCGGAAGTCCAACCGCAACATGATCGTCGAGGCGGTCGGCGAGGTGGAGCTGCTGGACGACTTCTGCTGGCTCACCCTCGGCCAGATCGCCGAGCTGCTCCACCGGGACAACGTCGTCAACATGGATTCCCGCACGGTCCTCGCCTGCCTGCCGTTCGCCGACCGCCGGCCCGGGGCCCTGCACTCCGACACCGAGCTGCTGTCCTGGTTCACCACCGAGCGCTCCCGGCACGACGTGGTCGCCGAGACGGTGCCGCTGAACACCGTCCCCGGCTGGCGGCGCGGGGAGAGCGCCATCGAGCACGACGAGGGGCGTTTTTTCCGCGTCGTCGCCGTGTCCGTCCAGGCGGGCAGCCGCGAGGTGAGCCGCTGGACGCAACCACTGTTCGAGCCGGTCGGGCTCGGGGTGACGGCGTTCGTGACCCGCGCCTTCGGCGGAGTGCCGCACGTGCTCGCCCACGCGCGCGTGGAGGGCGGTTTCCTCGACACGGTCGAACTCGCCCCCACCGTGCAGTACACCCCCGGCAACTACGCGCACCTGGCCCAGAAGGACCGGCCGCCGTTCCTCGACCTCGTCCTGAACGCATCCCCAGCCCGGATCCGCTACGAGGCAGTCCACTCCGAGGAGGGCGGCCGCTTCCTCAACGCCGAGAGCCGCTACCTCCTCGTCGAGGCCGACGAGCACGAGGCGCCCCGGCAGGCCCCGCCCGGCTACGTCTGGGTCACCCCCGGCCAGCTCACCTCGCTCGTCCGGCACGGGCACTACGTGAACGTCCAGGCCCGTACCCTGCTCGCCTGCCTCAACGCGGGAGCCCTGCCGACGGCGGTGCACGCCTGA
- a CDS encoding ScbA/BarX family gamma-butyrolactone biosynthesis protein: MSQTSVPAPITPSEPRLTTTVPREFVHRAAVAEVLLTGWRRLDELRFQVSAQWPRGHSFFTPVHDARYGTRHDPMLIAETVRQIGSLLAHAEFDVPLGHQFLMWSLDYTARPEQLGVGFAPAELELDVTCSQVRRRGEAFAGMRYDVVLRRDGLLAATGGAGFTCTSPEVYRRLRGPRLPGPPTTLGSPVFPQHVGRASAFDVVLSPADAGGCRGCGRPVPPQRAGARRSGRWQLRADIRHPILFDHPVDHIPGMVLLEAARQAAMALDPGSTVSPTALTSAFHRYAELSSPCWIAAERGEPDSAGSTVTHVSGHQDDELLFTCAITTAAAAQAVIPREGARSEEPIPQTVSLS, translated from the coding sequence ATGTCCCAGACCTCCGTACCCGCACCGATCACGCCGAGCGAGCCCCGGTTGACCACCACGGTGCCACGGGAGTTCGTCCACCGGGCGGCCGTCGCGGAGGTCCTGCTCACGGGGTGGCGCAGGCTGGACGAGCTGCGGTTCCAGGTCTCGGCCCAATGGCCGCGCGGACACAGCTTCTTCACCCCCGTCCACGACGCCCGGTACGGTACGCGGCACGACCCGATGCTCATCGCGGAGACCGTCCGGCAGATCGGCTCGCTGCTCGCGCACGCGGAGTTCGACGTCCCCCTCGGCCACCAGTTCCTCATGTGGAGCCTGGACTACACGGCCCGGCCCGAACAGCTCGGGGTCGGGTTCGCCCCTGCCGAGCTGGAGTTGGACGTGACGTGCTCACAAGTGCGGCGCCGGGGCGAGGCGTTCGCCGGGATGCGCTACGACGTGGTCTTACGCCGGGACGGTCTGCTCGCCGCGACCGGCGGCGCCGGTTTCACCTGCACCTCGCCCGAGGTCTACCGCAGACTGCGGGGGCCCCGGCTGCCCGGACCCCCCACCACCCTGGGCTCACCCGTCTTCCCCCAGCACGTCGGCCGGGCGTCGGCCTTCGACGTCGTCCTCTCGCCAGCCGACGCGGGCGGCTGCCGAGGCTGCGGACGGCCCGTCCCGCCCCAGCGCGCGGGAGCCCGCCGCTCCGGCCGCTGGCAGTTGCGCGCCGACATACGGCACCCGATCCTCTTCGACCACCCCGTCGACCACATCCCGGGCATGGTCCTGCTGGAAGCGGCCCGCCAGGCGGCCATGGCCCTCGACCCCGGCTCCACCGTCAGTCCCACGGCCCTCACCAGCGCCTTCCACCGCTACGCCGAGCTGAGCAGCCCCTGCTGGATCGCGGCCGAGCGCGGCGAGCCTGACTCCGCGGGCTCCACCGTCACCCACGTCAGCGGCCACCAGGACGACGAGCTGCTCTTCACCTGCGCCATCACGACGGCGGCAGCGGCGCAGGCGGTCATACCGCGGGAGGGCGCGAGATCCGAGGAACCGATACCGCAGACCGTGTCACTGAGCTGA
- a CDS encoding ScbR family autoregulator-binding transcription factor produces MAKQDRAIRTRQNILEAAAVVFDQKGYDAATITEILARAEVTKGALYFHFTSKEELALAVIDAQVTQAPPMPDLPGKSKMQEMVDMGMLFAHRLADDALLRGSVRLTLEHGSTSLNRSGPFNGWTHLHTQVLVEGLERGEVLPHVVPSDTAELIVGAYAGINTMSQAINNRADLERRASVLYEHVMPSVVVPSVLARLDMAPGRGARALAEAERARETKVREAAAEAAEAERAGTPVGVA; encoded by the coding sequence GTGGCAAAGCAGGACCGTGCGATCAGGACTCGGCAGAACATCCTGGAAGCCGCCGCGGTGGTGTTCGACCAGAAGGGCTACGACGCAGCCACGATCACGGAGATCCTGGCGCGGGCCGAGGTCACCAAGGGCGCGCTGTACTTCCACTTCACCTCGAAGGAAGAGCTCGCTCTCGCCGTCATCGACGCGCAGGTGACCCAGGCCCCGCCCATGCCCGACCTGCCGGGCAAGTCCAAGATGCAGGAAATGGTGGACATGGGCATGCTCTTCGCCCACCGGCTGGCGGACGACGCGCTGCTGCGCGGCAGCGTCCGGCTCACCCTGGAGCACGGTTCGACGAGCCTGAACCGCAGCGGACCGTTCAACGGCTGGACCCATCTGCACACCCAGGTGCTGGTCGAGGGCCTGGAGCGCGGCGAGGTGCTGCCGCACGTGGTGCCCTCGGACACCGCCGAGTTGATCGTCGGGGCGTACGCCGGCATAAACACGATGTCGCAGGCGATCAACAACCGCGCCGATCTCGAGCGCCGGGCCAGCGTGCTCTACGAGCACGTGATGCCCAGCGTGGTGGTGCCCTCGGTGCTGGCCCGGCTCGACATGGCCCCGGGGCGCGGTGCCCGCGCCCTGGCCGAGGCCGAGCGGGCGCGCGAGACCAAGGTGCGCGAGGCGGCCGCGGAGGCCGCCGAGGCCGAGCGGGCGGGCACCCCGGTCGGCGTCGCCTGA
- a CDS encoding alpha/beta hydrolase has product MGLTSRSLLYAVAFAAVLCVALMVWLWPRLAGRGPLPVLGRLGAIVLTQLSLTAVLALAVNISMGPFYSSWNQLLGRVDKSPVNVTGFSKNGGYGTVGATKGGLVQPTGPNGLDKVHGLPKGPEDQVGKVQSVRIVGRRSNVINPAFVYLPPQYFQKQYERQRFPVIVTISGYPGGTVSLAQHLQVPQTAAKLQAEKQLQPTVIVMVSPTIAPPRDTECVDVPDGPQAETFFTKDLPEALRSSYRVGRDASAWGALGYSSGGTCALELAMRAPDVYPTAAALSPDYRIKNDPTTGNLFGSGEKGKQRQREHDLIWRLENMPMPRASVLVASSEKGEKNFGDTKKFLEAIKPPMTKASIILPEGSHHFTTWRREIKPAMQWMGQQLTFPQDVVDTRKPADRRDPAKKDSDKRDSGKKDPVPVTQDDAKRNEGEQE; this is encoded by the coding sequence ATGGGCCTGACCAGTCGGTCGCTCTTGTACGCGGTGGCGTTCGCGGCCGTGTTGTGTGTGGCGCTGATGGTCTGGCTGTGGCCACGGCTCGCCGGGCGCGGACCGCTGCCGGTGCTGGGGCGGCTCGGCGCCATCGTGCTGACGCAGCTGTCGCTCACGGCCGTGCTGGCCCTCGCGGTGAACATCAGCATGGGGCCCTTCTACTCCTCGTGGAACCAGCTGCTCGGGCGGGTCGACAAGTCGCCCGTGAACGTCACCGGCTTCAGCAAGAACGGCGGGTACGGCACGGTCGGAGCCACCAAGGGCGGGCTGGTGCAGCCCACCGGCCCGAACGGGCTGGACAAGGTGCACGGGCTCCCGAAGGGCCCCGAGGACCAGGTCGGCAAGGTGCAGTCCGTGCGCATCGTCGGCCGCCGGTCGAACGTGATCAACCCGGCCTTCGTCTATCTGCCGCCGCAGTACTTCCAGAAGCAGTACGAGCGCCAGCGCTTCCCCGTGATCGTGACCATCAGCGGTTACCCCGGTGGCACCGTGAGCCTTGCCCAGCACCTGCAAGTGCCGCAGACGGCAGCCAAGTTGCAGGCGGAGAAGCAGCTCCAGCCGACCGTGATCGTGATGGTCTCGCCGACGATCGCGCCGCCGCGCGACACCGAGTGCGTGGACGTGCCGGACGGTCCGCAGGCCGAGACGTTCTTCACCAAGGACCTGCCCGAGGCGCTGCGCAGCAGCTACCGGGTCGGCCGTGACGCCAGTGCCTGGGGCGCGCTCGGCTACTCCTCGGGCGGCACCTGCGCCCTGGAGCTGGCGATGCGCGCGCCGGACGTCTATCCGACGGCGGCGGCGCTCTCCCCGGACTACAGGATCAAGAACGACCCCACCACCGGCAATCTCTTCGGCAGCGGTGAGAAGGGCAAGCAGCGTCAGCGCGAGCACGATCTGATCTGGCGGCTGGAGAACATGCCGATGCCGCGTGCGTCGGTGCTGGTGGCCAGCAGCGAGAAGGGCGAGAAGAACTTCGGGGACACCAAGAAGTTCCTCGAAGCGATCAAGCCGCCGATGACCAAGGCGAGCATCATCCTGCCGGAGGGCAGTCATCACTTCACGACCTGGCGGCGGGAGATCAAGCCGGCGATGCAGTGGATGGGCCAGCAGCTGACCTTCCCGCAGGACGTCGTCGACACCCGCAAGCCGGCGGACCGGCGCGACCCCGCGAAGAAGGACTCCGACAAGAGGGACTCCGGCAAGAAGGACCCGGTGCCGGTCACGCAGGACGACGCCAAGAGGAACGAGGGCGAGCAGGAGTAA